AATTTAAAAGACATGGTGAAATTGCTTCTCACCATGTCATTGTTCACACAGTAACAAATCATTATAAATTGatataatgatttgtttttttctatccttgaactttttttttaattagagctTTATTAACCTAAATCAATTTCCACCTAAAGCAAATTTATTGAGAAATGGCAAGATTCAAAGACAaatgatcaaagtgaaaaaggtgGAAAAATGGGTAGTTGTGTTCAAACTTATGAAAAAAAGTTCactttggtcctcaaacttttcaaattataaacttgatgtcccttttaattttttttaaaaatcaattttagtgccaaactttatttttcttattttttggtttttagtttgagataggagagagaaaatagatGAATTTCGGTGATGGAAAGGGTTTTAGTTGACACTAGTTTTGGCCAAAAAATGGTAGATTTTTATGTCAGTGGGTTTAGTTCGATGATAAGAGTTTAGCCTAAGtattttttccttaaacttACATGAGATGGTAAATCTCAACTCGTGAATGATTTTCATAACGTTATTGTTCGCATAGATAAAAGTCtctatagattgctacagtgttttgttttatgtttgtcTCTATACTTTTTTTCCAATGACACCCTTATAGGTTTGATTTGATTGCCAATTAAAGTAAGTTTATCGAGGAATGGTAAGATTCATAGATagaggactaaagtgaaaaggACATCAAATAAGGGTGGTTGTTTCAAACTTGTGATGAAAAGTTCACTTTGGTCCTCaaagttttcaaattataacctTGATAAAGGTTAGGAATAACGGTTGTTTCAAAACTCATGTcctctttaaattaattaaaatatacaaaagtCAACCTAAAAGTTTACAAAAATCTAATAGCCAAGATATGAAATTTAAGATCCAATTGCTTAAGAGAGAAGTTGATATGGCATGAGAGagatagataaaagaaaaaagagaaagaaaaaatgggTTATTGGGACTCTATTTTAAACACATCTAGTAGCATAAAAAGAATCTCGATGAGACGATTTTAATCACAACATGAAAGACCATCAAATGAGGTTGTAATTGGTTAAGGGTTTTGTTCAGGGCTAATCATCTTTCCTGCCACATCACcttatctccttttttttttcttagatattGGATCTtgaatcttatattttattcattagaTCTTCATAgaattttgagttgatttttgttGAGGTTAATTGAAATATGACTAAACAACCGTTATTCAAAATAATAGTTGTgtacaaaatcaatatttagaAATATGGTTGTGTTGAAAGTCTGCTATTTCCCAAATATTTTCCCAACATATGTCATTCTCCTAAGATTTTTATCAAACTGTatcatttctcaaaaaaataatttaaggaaTCAACAACAGATTTTgctaacattattattaatgtcGTCTATAAATTATTACCTACAATCTAAAACATGTGGGCTAACGCATTATGCACACATGACATTGTTCACTCTCTCATATTTTACAATCGAcatattgtttaaatttttatatatatttttttaattttatcctcaattttttttgcacGATTTCATCCCTTTTTGGTCAAATTCAAgacaattaaatcaaatttgttggggaaaaaaaaacaaaagtaaaagatAGGGGaccaaaatagaaaatacacCATAAATGGGTGATGGTTTCAAAGTTCACACAAAATGTTTACTTTAGTCCTCGAACTTTGCAACAGATATATATTTagtccctcaatattttttcaatttgatttggtaaaaaagctcatttttgttattttttagtctctAGTTTGACAAAGGAGAGAGGGAGGTCGTCAAAATCTAgtaatagagagagaaaatcagtGCTTTCACTAATTTTAGCTACCAAAATGGCCGATGCTAATTTTAAATGAGTCTATCTGGTGAAGGGAATTccatttatgtgtttttaaccttgaaatgacctaaaaaaccaaatctaagcttgagaagattttttttatttcgggttgattttgatttatggGTTTGTAAAGGTGTGTGCATCCTCTTTTCTAAGTGTTGGgtcaaaaatagattaaaaattgGCTTTGGGGTCAAAACAATATACCATGTTTTTCCAGTTACCATAATGGTTGGAATCTACGGAATCCTAGACGATAGGTCGtctgagatatttttttctcgaaaaataTTAGGGTGTATGACAAGTTGTCCACCccaattacattaaaaaaaagacccaTGTGCGAGACCTTCCTTTTATGGTACAGGCATTGACCCCGCTTATCATGCCTAGCAATGTCTAGCATATTTCTTtagttatttctttctttttgtaatttttcctttaaaaaaaaatcttgctttttatatgcttttttaataattttttttaattatatttcaaataatatccattctttttatttttttattttttgtatttagccTTTTTAAtaatggtttatttatttattttgcacgtattttaatttttgatgagattattctaattcatctgtaattttttttatattatatataattaaaaattattttttatagtatttttttgatAAGTACAATATTGCGAGATATTTTcccctttaattttaattaatcaattttatgtgtgtgtttattttcactatcattttattaaataaaaagttaattttaataaacatagTTATCAAGCACAATTGGATAAATGACCAATGTTATtgaatcaaatatcttaatttacatttctctctctatttttctaaatacatatttaattattgttaatgtttttttttcatttattgacACAAATTATtatcgatttatttaattagatgtacTCATAAGCTTTTTATTtacactttatattttttgtataaaaaaaaaatcttgaaaaaggcTGCATGTTCACGATATTTAtgttcaaataatatttttaatatgtgtaacattgcataatatttttttaccttttattttatttaatcaattttatttatgtgaaaacctgataaattataatatgaacaaataaaatatcaaatagattaaataaaaggattcCAGGCATTGTAAATGGACACAATTGAATAAACGGTAAGGTGTTGTGGTGTAATTAAGTAAAAAGAGGAATTAAgtgacaaaaatataaataaaaagtaatgagGGCCAATATGTAAATAGATAAAACCTATACTATAAATACtctaatttttctctcttttagccAAGAGTGTGAAACCAAGAGAGGGGGATAAATTGTGTGATTTGTCTACATAAATTATAGTTAATTTCACCAATTAAAGTGAGCAATTAgagtgattaaattaattaaatatcaagaGGGGGTGATTTTAAGGTTGTAAGTgctttggaaaaagaaattgaagttaaGGTTTGAAGAgtgaggagaagaaaaattgatttttcttgcattatttCCTTAAATCCTTATCAAAATGAGGTAAATAACAAGCTCAAAACAATTTATTCCTctaattttatgtttgatgaaggattatgtaaaattgaaattatgtgAAATTGTGGGATTATGTTATAGATTAGATGCAAATTATGATTGAACCATATTAGAATGCATGCATTAAGATTGGgtaagtgtttaattttaaataaaagaaacaaaaattatttccttcctttttttattgaactttcaaccaaaagagaaaataattaggGGATTTGAGGTTTTAACACAATTGTTTGGAAAATGTGGAAAGAAATAGGTTTATAAGTGTTATTATTATGAAAGGAGTAAGAATTtttcaaagagaaaagaaaaaaaaaaatctctacttACTTTCATAGGTTGATTTcgattaaaagaagaaaatcagaaaaaaaaaaaaattgagttttgataatattattgagGGATCTTGCCTTATTGAAgataattgatgttgataagttaaattgaataataacttttgtaaataaatgttttagttAAACTTAATTAAGAGTGTTGAGtatattcaacaaatatataattggtATTAGAAATTTTACCAttaccaataaataaaaataacgtAGTAATTTGTGTTGGTACAAAGGAGGTTGTGGGACCTAACCAGTAACAAGGGACCTCTTCACGCACACCAATACCATGTAGGTGTTCAacacttttaaataattaattcattcattttttttttattgtagaagGAATTTTATAGATTGTAAAGTCTAGTGCTGGTTACTGGAAATAATATCCTAGTGAATGGGCAAGTCTTGGaaaattatttctcaattaCTGGAAATAATACCCTGATGAATGGGCAAGTCTTGAGGATTATTTCATGATTACTGGAATTTATGCCTAGTTTGAATGACCATATTAAGAAATCAATTTACGAAGTAATGGGATAATCACTCGATGTAAAATAGATTAATTgtaaaactttgaaattaaatatGCTGGTTTGTGGGAGATactcttgatatttttattttagtagatTTATCTATATGTCTAGAAGAGAATCtatgaaattagaaattaaaaaaaaaagataatttattcGATGATATGTGAAAGTCACTTTaatgtatataaataattagtCCTTGATCAATTACTTATTGAAAGGTGcaattttttaatcatgttttatgTGATTATGCTTTTAGATACATCGCACCCTTGATCTGAAAAGTAGATGCttggataaataattttgttatgtgaTTAATATAATTGGAAGAActaatattttgttgtaatatACTTCCACATCTAAAACTTATAATGTTTAACTTTATTATCTTGtgtatgatataatttataatgttattattattaagttgaattatggccgattgtatatatattttgagcacaaatacttaaaaaaaaaaatggggtaAAGAGACAATGCATGTTATGAATTTATTAGCTTTTATCATAGTATTCTATAGAAAATAGATTTAAGATATTGAAATATGTTCGAGTTTTGGAAGTCCAAATGATAAGATGAAATATTGTGATTGATGTTACATGTTGAGAAATGATTGAGTCGATAACTTAATATCtaaagaatacaaaaaaaactctgCTGAAATTTtaggaaaataatatatatatatatatatatatatatatattgggttTACAAGTCGAGGCTGTTACAATTTGTGtccattttattatcatttaattaaataaaaaattagtttttttaacaaaatcattaaatacaATCGTATCAAAAATACAAGTTGTGAAACCAAATATCTTGGTGTATATctgacttttaatttttttaattttcatctttatttatcattaataaatttttgtttatttattaacccatataattctcaatttattttattaaatatatacataagtattttcaattttttttaatgtttttatattataaaaacactttgaaaaggctcgaatatttattttttaggagagAAAAATCTGATCCATGACAGAGAGTGGATCATATAACTAGTGACTTCTTGTCAACGTATGATATTTGTgtcaatttgataattttaagtttaaggtatcatgtgttttttagaaatgattttttaaaacaaagtcTACTGTAAAATcatgaatatgaaataaaataaaatattttgaaggatAGTGGATTTggcaataaatattttatggcGACCTCTACTTGGCAGCTCCTGATCTGCTGCACGATTAGTTTCGTGTAATTTTTGCTTCCCACCACTGCTCAAACAAAGCGAATCAAGAATTGAATTGTTAGGAAATGGCCAAAATGGGCATGTGAAAGAGgattcctttttctatttttttttcatcaatccaGCTGTAAAAACAAGAGTAGGCCATCTAATTCTGCACCAAGCATCCACCATTGTTATGGAAATACGAGCTGGTCGGATTTAAATTCtagattttaaataataaaaatttagatttgtaATTTAAATGACTAGgggtaaataaaaatataaaattaacttatgaATACTTAGCATGAcatgtatattttataatttatatccatatgaatttttttcttaacttttcaatataaaattactatatataatatattttcatgtcaaTTATATTTCCtgacttttttaatatggaatAGCTATATTAAACTTCACATTTCCTTTTTGATAGTCTACAtctacttgtatttttttttattttatttatatttacatgtattgtttcttaatttttttatgtaaaataactatatatagcTACTTCCATattaattgtttcttaattttttgatgtaCGATAACTATATtgcactttattttttatatatagtttatatccacatgaattgttttttaatttcttattgtgAAAGAACTATATATAacctatatttacatggattgtTTTCTTAAGTTTTTGATGTGGAACAACTATactgcacttttttttttatatagctaCATTCAtacaaattatttcttaatttttcaacgtgaaaaaactatattatactttatattttttatagtctatATTCATGtgtattatttcaaaaaatttataagtagaatattaaaacctcaaacatatttttttttaattttacaagttaacctATATCAAGCTATGTAAATTAGAATCCTACTTTTTAACCAAATCAACCCTGAGCATGATTTAATAACTATTGTATCCACACAGTAAATATATActcaattaatataatattaattgatatacaatctcataaaaaatactcATTATATTTACATCTCTTAAATAAAATTCGAAAGGAGAAGCTCAGTTcgtttacttaaaaaaaataaaatccaagccTTACAAGAACATTTATAACAATTTGTCTCTTgaatattttaaagtaatataaatctagcttaaaaatatgtaatttgGTTCAAAAATCTTgactcaatgttaaaaaaaagaaagtattcatttgaaatgatatttttaaagttgacttgaaaaaaaaaatagcttgccTAGTCTCTAAAAAATAAGTGTAATCAAGATCTATTttgcaaggaaaagaaaaaataaatagaaaaataaatatttaattataattttaaaaattaatttagaattgaTCTAGAACAAGatggattaaaaaaagttaactcaaatttttttaaaaaaattaaaatgatttagttttaatttttttttaaaaagcaaaaaatattattttaatgaaaaaataagaaaaaatcaacaaaatttttaCTAGAATTTACCCAATTCGTTCACATCACAAGTCCGTTCAGGTTTTTAATCAGGTAAATTGCTTTCTCTATTTTGCTTAAACCCAAACTTATTCAAGCCTTAAATCAATTAGGTTGTAGGCAAACCTAGCCGCTATTAAAACTAtgcatttctatttttatttttgaaataaactaTACATTTATCCTTTTAGAAAAATTGCAATTTAATCGGTGGGACAGAGGGGCCCGCCGGAATTTATCCGAGTAAAGGATGTACGAAAGGGTTGACCATAATGCCTGCCACCTCATCTTCTTCGTATCCAGTTCAGGTATTTCATTTCTGGTCCCATTTTCATAAAGCGTGGCACAACTCATGCTGACCAAATCTGTAATGTCAATTTACTTTCCTATCCTTATTCGACCCTGTAAATTGTAATGGTAGAGCTccccatttccttttcttttctttcaacgGCCAGGATTTTTTCAGGCCacccaccatttttttttttttaattattaaacggGTTATTCAGGTTAATTTACATatactttgattaattttacaggTCATGAAATTAATGACTATGTAAGTTTTCAGTGACCATCATATTAGCCACCCCCAGTCTTTTTTATTCCCAtttgtttagtgtttttttttaatatatatttaaattgatgcacaatttattttttaaaatcttaaaacaaaTAGAGTGAAGGGAAATTATGATGAATAAATTTACAGGAATGAGATCAAGCCTTTAGATTGCCTTTCCTTCTTCCATCTTCATCTATACTCTAAGTTAGATCATTCATATATTAGTTTCATCCAGGTGGTGCCTGTTTTAAGAGTAAAAAAGAGAGGCAAAAATGATGGTTTGGTGTTCCAAAAGTAACAATTTCTCGTATGATTAATCATTGAAGAGATTAGAAGCATGCCTTCTCTTCAGGATTCGTGATATTTTGATAAAGATTTTTATATTCGATCTCCTGCTTTTACCATGAGCATGATAAAGATGGTGCAATTATATAAAAGCATCCTCTAAAAtcaaaaaatgctaaaaattgGAATAAATGCGGGGTCGACCTGCTTAAAGTCACAAGCTTGTCATAGGGGGAAAGGGGGAAGAGTCACGTttgataaaagtatttttattaatcctGGTCAGGGCTGGTTTCAAGTTATAGAAGTTGatctgatttaattaaaaaatatttaaaattttaatattttatataaaaaaattaagaaacaattcatataagtataagttatatatattttaaacaatgaagtttaaaagattatttcaaaataattttttatattacattgaaaagatactattttttcattttaaattgaaatatttaaataaaaaaagatattatctcacattgaaaaaacacaattttctttttatgaacatataatatgtatactaataaatttttaatttcacattaaaaaaatatttttttttaatgtttaaaagtaaattttgatatgaattaataacaaatataaaaaagtggTAGGTTTACATATAGAAGGTTGAgccgagtaaaaaaaaaaaaacatctaaatttcCACCCCATGTACAAGGCAACGCTTACCTTCTGtagtaatttgttttcaaaccCTTGTCCATTGATGTAGATAAATATGTTGGTCTTGGTATTTGCAAATAATCACCCAAAAGAATTTGTTTCACCTTTTAATAAATaagtatttgaaaattaattttttatttagtaaaaaaaataagttttaatcgAGCTACACCGGGTCCCGTGGATCATGCAAGTTAACCCgagtcaattaaaaatatatttgtgattttgatattttatacaaaaaaactaagaaacaaTTCACATGaatttaagttatatatattataaacaataaaatttaaactattttttcaaaatatttttttatatcatattagaaagatgttatattttcatttaaaattgaagtatttaaattaaaaaattattattccatattaaaaaaacacaactttcttcttataaatatagaatatatatatattaatggacttttaatttcacattaaaaaataatttttttttagtgtttaaaagtaatttttaatacgagttagtaattaataaaaaaatagtgataagTTTGCACACCGAAAATTGAGTTGAGCAAGTGAAAAGATTGCCCTCCATGCGTGACAGCGTGAGGCAACATCTACCTTTTGTCTTCTacagtaatttgtttttaatcctTATCTATGATTTAGATAAAGATGTTAGTCTTGATATTTGTAAATAATCACAAAAAAGAATTTGTTCATCTCTTAACAAATatgtatttgaaaattatttttttatttattaaaaaaggtCTTTGTCGGCTGCGGCGGGTTACACAGGTCGCCTGAATTTTCCTAAGCCGACCATAACcctaaatttctttttctttaaacttAACCAGGATTTCAGGTTAAACAGCCGCCGGTTACCATAGCTATGGATAAAAGATGAGAAACTTGTGGAGCATCAACAAATAACACTTGCGTATTGTTTTGCTAGTACTACTAGTGAGTAGTGATATAGCCTCTAAGCATTGAAAGCGTGAGCGAGGTGGATATTATTTCAAGAATTCTGCAATAATCTTGGCTTTTACACCATAAAATGCATAGACATATCAGGGAATATGTAATGACCctctaaactaattaaatatgtatttcagtgttaaatagttttttttttattttttttattaatatgaatgttcgAACAAGTTTATACGTATCTTGACTAATTTTATGAGCCCTGAAACTAACAATCATGTAAGCTTCCAGTAACCCTGAAATTTATTAGACACAAACATGtaacttttaaaaagcaaatttagAGTCTGGCTAATTAAGGTacactttttattaaatattattattattatacaatgATAAGATATAGATAATTTGAAAGAGAGAGCGTTTTCCCAGCTTGAGGATGTCCTTgatattatatagtttttagaaaaatatggtGATTCGGTCCAACCATGCTACatggaaagattaaaaaatgtttatgaatatgcttaaatgtaatatatatatataaaaaaaacgtgTTATTACACACTGtacaaaattaatcaaagatatatcaaatccaaagaaaaaaaagaagaaagaaatgatttCTTTTTGACAAGACATCAAGGCTGAACAACTGAACACAGTAAGATTGTGAAGGAAGCAACGGTCCCCCCCACCCCCTCACCTAagcttcaatttttatttcctttccttcatttttttctggtctaagcaaaaacaacaaattaagaaagaaaaagagggtGGCGGAAGGGCAGGGGGTCCTCAGGGTCGCGGTCGCAGTCGCAGAGACAGTTAGAAATGGCGTTGTTttcgaaaaaataaataatatttttaatgttttttagattattttaatataaaaatatattttaaaataaaaaatattttaataaaaaaaattattacatttcCAGATTCGCCGTAGACTCGTAGATACGTAAAGGTTTTTGTCCGTAATTTTAATCAGAATTCTTATGAAACAAGAAATCACATGCATCCAAGAAAGGAACCTAAGGGTAAAGACCATTCTTTCCTTTAATTAAATTGTCCCTATAGTCAATTCCATTCATAAAAAGCATTTcacatatataataaatctGACCGTTTCTTCGATAAGAACAGGATTGCAATGgcaccttctctctctctctctctctctctctctctctctctctctctatatatatatatatatattgttcatTTCAAGGCAGATAGTAGCAGTATTTTTATGTTCAGAAAATGAAGCGATTTGGATCTTTCTCCCCAGTCGCGTTAAAAGACATCCCATCCCAGGGAAAATCACTCCATACCGCAGAGAGGTTGTTTATGTTCTTTCATATTAACTGTTTcaaatcattgattttataCTTCAAAGCTAAATCACAAACTCTTACAAAAGAGAAGGGGAAGCACCAACCATTTCCCGACTAGACAAAGCCCATCATCATAAGAcaggaaaaaaactataataaatatgaaataaaactataataaaaacaataacaattatcaATGCAAGGGAGTAGACAGTTTACAGGAACAGCTGGAAACTAGATAATAGGGCATGTTAGCAGAACCGTAACCCTTTCAGAGTTTCTGGTGCTTTGCAGAGATCACCATGTTCCAGGTCCACAAGCAAACATAAAGAAACATGCTTTTATCAATGAAATGGGAGACACATGAAGTGAATTGGAACAAGTAATATATGCGGTGTACTCGTCTTGTACAGAGTACACCACTGCTGGTGTAGAGCAGCTTGCTTCACTAAAACACTTCGTACACACTGGACAACAAACACTTTAATTTTTGCGGCCACACACACGAGAACTTTTGAACAAATCACTCACCAAACCAATAAGAAAAAGAGTAAGTTGTGGAAAGTTGAAGCAATGGATTTTAGCATTAATTGAGTTGGTAATTAGaattcaaaaagaaatgaattttcaGCACAATTATAATGGTAATGGAGAAGCTACCACTACGCCACATTAATCCCTATTTACCTAATCAAACTATCAAATCAATGACAAGGCACTTGCGGAGAACTCAAAGAAATAAACAGTAGTCGGCTGCAGGGAATCAAGAATTCCCAAAGATCAAATAAGCATTGATCTACCAATGAAAGAAGATAAAAGTAATATGTCTATAATAACTACAAATAACCAACCCACTTGATTGGATTGCAAAAGACAAGGCATTATAACCTCAGATCCCACAATGAACTTCTTCGTCGTGCTAATTGAGTGTCAATGGATCATGCATCAGAGACCACACTAAACTCATCATCTTCCACTGGAGCAGGCAAGTTAAGATCTATCAAATTGTTCTCAAGTTTAGTAGATGCTTCGACAACACCACTAGTACTAGTTGAAGAGCCTATAAGATGTGATCTTTTGTGTCCACCTAGTGCTTGTCCAGACCCAAACACCTTGAAACAATATGGGCACTCAAAAATTCTGTCATTGGCATCAGCACTGCCAGCAAATCTTCTTACTTCTGTTGCATTTAACGAGCAAATCCTCTTATGACCAGACAATGCCCTTGAAGATCGAAACAGCTTCATGCATTTCTCACACCTGAACTTCCCGCGAATCTTGCTGACTTTGATCTCCTCTGCTTCCTCCAACATCTCACCTGACCTTTCCCCATCTTTACCGCCTTGTTCTTCATACTCCTCTTCAATATTTCTCATCCAAACGTCTCTTGACAGCATCATAAGGCACCTAGCAACATCTTCTTCAGGGGAGGTATCAGAAACAGAACTCACCGGTTCTGGCTCAGCTGGTGATGATGACTCGACCCAACTCGGGTTCTTCAAGTCTGCTACTTTGTCGACATCAATATCCTGCTTCTGATTATCTCCAAAGCCACACGATTTACGGATCCTCTTGGATCGTCTTCGAGTTGGGTTTCTTGACTCGGTCTCACTCTCCCTATCTTGCACGACAACAGACCCAGCATCAACAGTAAAGGAGAACTCAGGATCTGCAAGCCTGAAACTTTTCTTGGGATTCTCTCTCAATCCATAAGCCAGAGACTTCTCTTCAACCATCTCTCTGTTCTTGACGATTTCTTGCTCTTCTTTTACTTCTTCTTCACCAGAGGAAGAAGAATACGAGgatgaaaatgactcattaCGATCAAGCCCGCCGAGTTGCTGCCGAGTTGCTGCCAAGTGGGCCTTCATGTGACCACCCAAAGCTCTTCCATTTGGAAAAGTTCTAACACAGAGCTTGCATTTATGCCTCTCCATTGAAGCAGTTAGCAAGCACAGATCAAAGCTTTTTTcacccccctctctctctaacCTCTTTCTATAATGTTTCGTAGAAGGCAATAAGAGAAGCATACAGAATTGGGGGAACTTAAAAGGAGTAGGTGACAAGCATTCCTCCACCAAAAGACACACACaacccaaaaattataattttgagaatcaaaaaaaaaaaaaaaaacagttgtaAACTtgtataacaacaacaacaacaatatagTAATAATAACGTAGATGGTATTTTagaatagctaaaaaaaataaaaaataaaaattgtgatcATGAATGGAGAAAGAGGGACCAGTAACATGCAAACCTTGCCCATTCAGGTGGTAAACTCTTCATTTTACCACTTTGTAgaattccatatatatatatatatatatatatatatatatagaatataatGCCAGTTAGACAATTATGGTGTACGAGCCTTCTTTTTAGtctttaataactttatttttctctacatATTTTCAAGGGAAGCAGTGACACTCAATTGCTTCCACA
This region of Populus alba chromosome 3, ASM523922v2, whole genome shotgun sequence genomic DNA includes:
- the LOC118062889 gene encoding zinc finger protein ZAT9; this encodes MLLLLPSTKHYRKRLEREGGEKSFDLCLLTASMERHKCKLCVRTFPNGRALGGHMKAHLAATRQQLGGLDRNESFSSSYSSSSGEEEVKEEQEIVKNREMVEEKSLAYGLRENPKKSFRLADPEFSFTVDAGSVVVQDRESETESRNPTRRRSKRIRKSCGFGDNQKQDIDVDKVADLKNPSWVESSSPAEPEPVSSVSDTSPEEDVARCLMMLSRDVWMRNIEEEYEEQGGKDGERSGEMLEEAEEIKVSKIRGKFRCEKCMKLFRSSRALSGHKRICSLNATEVRRFAGSADANDRIFECPYCFKVFGSGQALGGHKRSHLIGSSTSTSGVVEASTKLENNLIDLNLPAPVEDDEFSVVSDA